Proteins co-encoded in one Oncorhynchus masou masou isolate Uvic2021 chromosome 22, UVic_Omas_1.1, whole genome shotgun sequence genomic window:
- the LOC135509452 gene encoding protein spire homolog 2-like isoform X2 encodes MARSTNRSAKDGDSRVSAPTDRAEVRDLSDPRELSLEEVLRSYEQPINEEQAWAMCYQCCSWLRVPRPATVTGGVYRVKDPSSILLLRDGTVSPKQEPDDTDGPPLPPITERQLVQSLGVAIYQALDWGLDDSEERELSPQLERLIERMAGGDHSLQADSGGGNGTTDEGYSGQEEEEDEGEKGAIRPVCTFSQVMTLCTSRLANPVLAPEHYQAVCRALFVETLELQTFLIKIRNAKEMLKKINGEDPQEDQAEIDALKHTDWTRLWVQLMKELRQGVKLKKVQEHEFDTLPTEFSLTPFEMLMQDIRTRKFQLRKVMEDGDIPTRVKRNAHEFILDFIRSRPPLKPVSERNLPPPPQVQQSLHERVLAEIKQERKLKPVDSPGSKRSFGSLPCLAPTFPCDFKSTSCIDLSVSELRSRPPSHLRVLLKAPTLQEMEEMSILEDEESPGELCRAESFPTSMKRDRSFSEHDLAELRGEILSSLSESAHLGRAVLWRGERPRSHTLSGAGPPPTHRGWVPHSPARISLSSVDETTEGAETGSSSRGGYKPKWMEEFSHPVESLALTVDEVINVRRVLVKAEMEKYLQNKELYYNLRRGKVCCCCRIKFPLFSWPSTCLLCKRSVCGSCSAKMKIPSKKMAHIPVYTVGFHSSPKSHGRKSEVYKSLRTLSRRSVEEEFPHLYAHGCSLRDVCVDCTKFVADVISSSRKSLDILNNTPKRESATPKTHPQPHASPHPPTLKRKNK; translated from the exons ATGGCCAGATCAACAAACAGAAGCGCCAAGGATGGAGATTCAAGGGTGTCTGCTCCCACGGACCGGGCAGAGGTGCGGGACCTGAGCGACCCCAGAGAACTGTCTCTTGAAGAAGTGCTGAGATCCTACGAGCAGCCCATAAACGAGGAGCAGGCTTGGGCGATGTGTTATCAATGCTGCAGCTGGTTGAGAGTGCCGCGCCCGGCCACTGTGACTGGTGGAGTTTACAGGGTGAAGGACCCGTCCTCTATACTCCTACTCAGGGATGGGACGGTTTCCCCAAAGCAAGAACCAG ATGACACAGATGGACCTCCCCTTCCACCAATCACAGAGCGCCAG CTGGTTCAGTCTCTGGGTGTGGCCATCTACCAGGCCCTAGACTGGGGACTGGATGACAGTGAGGAGCGGGAGCTGAGTCCTCAGCTGGAGCGGCTCATTGAGCGCATGGCAGGAGGAGATCAtagcctgcaggctgactccggCGGTGGCAACGGAACAACAGATGAGGGCTACAgtggacaggaggaagaggaagatgagggaGAAAAGGGGGCTATAAGACCAGTGTGTACATTCAGCCAGGTGATGACGCTGTGCACCTCCAGATTGGCAAACCCTGTTCTTGCTCCGGAGCACTATCAGGCTGTGTGCAGAGCCTTGTTCGTTGAGACTCTTGAGCTGCAAACCTTCCTGATCAAAATCCGAAATGCCAAGGAG ATGCTGAAGAAGATCAATGGAGAGGATCCTCAGGAAGATCAAGCTGAGATCGatgcactgaaacacacagactgG ACTCGTCTCTGGGTCCAGTTGATGAAGGAGCTGAGACAGGGGGTGAAGCTGAAGAAGGTGCAGGAGCATGAGTTTGACACACTGCCCACTGAGTTCAGCCTCACTCCCTTTGAGATGCTCATGCAGGACATCCGCACCCGCAAGTTCCAGCTGCGGAAAGTCATG GAGGATGGTGACATCCCCACACGAGTGAAAAGAAATGCCCATGAGTTTATTTTGGACTTCATCAGGTCTCGCCCTCCACTGAAACCA GTGTCAGAGCGCaacctgccccctcctcctcaggTGCAGCAGTCCCTTCACGAACGTGTCCTCGCTGAAATCAAACAGGAGCGCAAACTGAAGCCTGTGGACTCACCCGGCTCCAAGAGAT CGTTTGGTTCCTTGCCCTGTCTGGCACCGACCTTCCCGTGTGATTTCAAATCTACTTCCTGCATTGACTTGTCAGTCTCAGAGCTTAGGTCCCGCCCCCCATCTCATCTTCGTGTTCTGCTCAAAGCTCCTACTCttcaggagatggaggagatgagtaTTTTGGAg GATGAGGAGTCTCCAGGAGAGCTATGCCGGGCTGAGAGTTTTCCCACATCCATGAAACGGGACCGCTCCTTCTCTGAACATGACCTGGCTGAGCTCAGGGGGGAGATTCTCTCCTCACTGTCCGAATCCGCCCATCTGGGAAGGGCTGTGttgtggaggggggagagaccaCGGTCACACACGCTCTCAGGGGCTGGGCCACCCCCCACGCACAGAG GCTGGGTGCCTCACTCCCCTGCCCGTATCTCTCTCAGCTCAGTGGATGAGACCACAGAAGGGGCAGAGACTGGCTCCAGCTCTCGGGGTGGCTATAAACCCAAGTGGATG GAGGAATTCAGTCACCCAGTGGAGAGTCTTGCCTTAACAGTCGATGAGGTCATCAATGTGCGTCGTGTGCTGGTGAAAGCAGAGATGGAGAAGTACCTCCAGAACAAGGAACTGTATTACAATCTGAGGAGAGGCAAG GTGTGCTGTTGCTGCAGAATTAAATTTCCCCTCTTTTCCTGGCCATCTACCTGCCTGCTCTGTAAAAG GTCTGTCTGTGGATCCTGCAGTGCAAAG ATGAAGATTCCTTCCAAGAAGATGGCCCACATCCCAGTCTACACTGTGGGCTTTCACAGCAGCCCAAAGAGCCATGGTCGCAAGAGTGAGGTTTACAA ATCTTTGCGTACTCTCTCCCGCCGGTCTGTGGAGGAGGAGTTCCCCCACCTGTACGCCCATGGCTGCAGCCTGCGTGATGTCTGTGTGGACTGCACCAAGTTTGTGGCTGATGTCATCTCGTCCAGTCGCAAGAGCCTGGACATCCTCAACAACACTCCCAAGAGGGAGAGTGCTACGCCCAAGACACACCCCCAACCTCATGCTTCACCACATCCGCCCACCTTGAAGAGGAAGAACAAGTGA
- the LOC135509452 gene encoding protein spire homolog 2-like isoform X1, translating to MARSTNRSAKDGDSRVSAPTDRAEVRDLSDPRELSLEEVLRSYEQPINEEQAWAMCYQCCSWLRVPRPATVTGGVYRVKDPSSILLLRDGTVSPKQEPDDTDGPPLPPITERQLVQSLGVAIYQALDWGLDDSEERELSPQLERLIERMAGGDHSLQADSGGGNGTTDEGYSGQEEEEDEGEKGAIRPVCTFSQVMTLCTSRLANPVLAPEHYQAVCRALFVETLELQTFLIKIRNAKEMLKKINGEDPQEDQAEIDALKHTDWTRLWVQLMKELRQGVKLKKVQEHEFDTLPTEFSLTPFEMLMQDIRTRKFQLRKVMEDGDIPTRVKRNAHEFILDFIRSRPPLKPVSERNLPPPPQVQQSLHERVLAEIKQERKLKPVDSPGSKRSFGSLPCLAPTFPCDFKSTSCIDLSVSELRSRPPSHLRVLLKAPTLQEMEEMSILEDEESPGELCRAESFPTSMKRDRSFSEHDLAELRGEILSSLSESAHLGRAVLWRGERPRSHTLSGAGPPPTHRGWVPHSPARISLSSVDETTEGAETGSSSRGGYKPKWMEEFSHPVESLALTVDEVINVRRVLVKAEMEKYLQNKELYYNLRRGKVCCCCRIKFPLFSWPSTCLLCKRSVCGSCSAKVSYSPFLFDSMKIPSKKMAHIPVYTVGFHSSPKSHGRKSEVYKSLRTLSRRSVEEEFPHLYAHGCSLRDVCVDCTKFVADVISSSRKSLDILNNTPKRESATPKTHPQPHASPHPPTLKRKNK from the exons ATGGCCAGATCAACAAACAGAAGCGCCAAGGATGGAGATTCAAGGGTGTCTGCTCCCACGGACCGGGCAGAGGTGCGGGACCTGAGCGACCCCAGAGAACTGTCTCTTGAAGAAGTGCTGAGATCCTACGAGCAGCCCATAAACGAGGAGCAGGCTTGGGCGATGTGTTATCAATGCTGCAGCTGGTTGAGAGTGCCGCGCCCGGCCACTGTGACTGGTGGAGTTTACAGGGTGAAGGACCCGTCCTCTATACTCCTACTCAGGGATGGGACGGTTTCCCCAAAGCAAGAACCAG ATGACACAGATGGACCTCCCCTTCCACCAATCACAGAGCGCCAG CTGGTTCAGTCTCTGGGTGTGGCCATCTACCAGGCCCTAGACTGGGGACTGGATGACAGTGAGGAGCGGGAGCTGAGTCCTCAGCTGGAGCGGCTCATTGAGCGCATGGCAGGAGGAGATCAtagcctgcaggctgactccggCGGTGGCAACGGAACAACAGATGAGGGCTACAgtggacaggaggaagaggaagatgagggaGAAAAGGGGGCTATAAGACCAGTGTGTACATTCAGCCAGGTGATGACGCTGTGCACCTCCAGATTGGCAAACCCTGTTCTTGCTCCGGAGCACTATCAGGCTGTGTGCAGAGCCTTGTTCGTTGAGACTCTTGAGCTGCAAACCTTCCTGATCAAAATCCGAAATGCCAAGGAG ATGCTGAAGAAGATCAATGGAGAGGATCCTCAGGAAGATCAAGCTGAGATCGatgcactgaaacacacagactgG ACTCGTCTCTGGGTCCAGTTGATGAAGGAGCTGAGACAGGGGGTGAAGCTGAAGAAGGTGCAGGAGCATGAGTTTGACACACTGCCCACTGAGTTCAGCCTCACTCCCTTTGAGATGCTCATGCAGGACATCCGCACCCGCAAGTTCCAGCTGCGGAAAGTCATG GAGGATGGTGACATCCCCACACGAGTGAAAAGAAATGCCCATGAGTTTATTTTGGACTTCATCAGGTCTCGCCCTCCACTGAAACCA GTGTCAGAGCGCaacctgccccctcctcctcaggTGCAGCAGTCCCTTCACGAACGTGTCCTCGCTGAAATCAAACAGGAGCGCAAACTGAAGCCTGTGGACTCACCCGGCTCCAAGAGAT CGTTTGGTTCCTTGCCCTGTCTGGCACCGACCTTCCCGTGTGATTTCAAATCTACTTCCTGCATTGACTTGTCAGTCTCAGAGCTTAGGTCCCGCCCCCCATCTCATCTTCGTGTTCTGCTCAAAGCTCCTACTCttcaggagatggaggagatgagtaTTTTGGAg GATGAGGAGTCTCCAGGAGAGCTATGCCGGGCTGAGAGTTTTCCCACATCCATGAAACGGGACCGCTCCTTCTCTGAACATGACCTGGCTGAGCTCAGGGGGGAGATTCTCTCCTCACTGTCCGAATCCGCCCATCTGGGAAGGGCTGTGttgtggaggggggagagaccaCGGTCACACACGCTCTCAGGGGCTGGGCCACCCCCCACGCACAGAG GCTGGGTGCCTCACTCCCCTGCCCGTATCTCTCTCAGCTCAGTGGATGAGACCACAGAAGGGGCAGAGACTGGCTCCAGCTCTCGGGGTGGCTATAAACCCAAGTGGATG GAGGAATTCAGTCACCCAGTGGAGAGTCTTGCCTTAACAGTCGATGAGGTCATCAATGTGCGTCGTGTGCTGGTGAAAGCAGAGATGGAGAAGTACCTCCAGAACAAGGAACTGTATTACAATCTGAGGAGAGGCAAG GTGTGCTGTTGCTGCAGAATTAAATTTCCCCTCTTTTCCTGGCCATCTACCTGCCTGCTCTGTAAAAG GTCTGTCTGTGGATCCTGCAGTGCAAAGGTATCCTACAGCCCCTTCCTCTTTGACAGT ATGAAGATTCCTTCCAAGAAGATGGCCCACATCCCAGTCTACACTGTGGGCTTTCACAGCAGCCCAAAGAGCCATGGTCGCAAGAGTGAGGTTTACAA ATCTTTGCGTACTCTCTCCCGCCGGTCTGTGGAGGAGGAGTTCCCCCACCTGTACGCCCATGGCTGCAGCCTGCGTGATGTCTGTGTGGACTGCACCAAGTTTGTGGCTGATGTCATCTCGTCCAGTCGCAAGAGCCTGGACATCCTCAACAACACTCCCAAGAGGGAGAGTGCTACGCCCAAGACACACCCCCAACCTCATGCTTCACCACATCCGCCCACCTTGAAGAGGAAGAACAAGTGA